One genomic window of Ziziphus jujuba cultivar Dongzao chromosome 4, ASM3175591v1 includes the following:
- the LOC107417105 gene encoding lysM domain receptor-like kinase 3, translated as MKPGTGLWFLVLVSLCFTIKSKCNKRCDLALASYYVWQGTNLNFIGQVLGTEPDTIVSYNKDKVPDKDRVKSSIRVNVPFSCDCIRGEFLGHEFLYNISKGNTYKEIAQTYYANLTTIDSLAHFNSYNPNNIPLSGQIKVTVNCSCGDSAISKDYGLFITYPIQEEDSLESIAANESIDPQLLQRYNKGVDFGRGSGIAYVPSKDANGSYRPLNASSAALAGGPIAGIAVAAIVAVLILASSIYVYFYLKKKADTKLLPAYEDQSSNDGRDIGSTANQTVESTGPGGATAGITGITIDKSMEFSYEELAQATNDFSMASKIGEGGFGAVYHAELRGEKAAIKKMDMQASKEFLAELRVLTRVHHLNLVHLIGFCVEGSLFLVYEYIENGNLSEHLRGSGREPLPWSTRVQIALDSARGLEYIHEHTVPVYIHRDIKSANILIDKNFNAKVADFGLAKLTEVGSTSFPTRPVGTFGYMPPEYAQYGEMSPKMDVYAFGGVLYELISSKEAVVKGGSLAESKGLVALFEDVLNQPDPKEDLCKLVDPRLEDNYPIDAVRKMAQLAKACTDEKPQLRPSMISIVVALMTLSSSTKDWDVGSFYENQALVDLMSGR; from the exons ATGAAACCCGGAACTGGGTTATGGTTCTTGGTGTTGGTCTCTCTTTGCTTCACGATCAAATCCAAATGCAACAAACGTTGCGACCTGGCTTTAGCTTCGTACTACGTTTGGCAGGGCACAAATCTCAATTTCATCGGCCAAGTCTTAGGCACAGAACCCGATACCATCGTCAGCTACAACAAAGATAAGGTACCGGACAAAGACCGCGTCAAATCGTCTATCAGAGTTAACGTTCCGTTCTCCTGTGATTGTATCAGAGGAGAATTTCTGGGCCATGAATTCCTCTACAACATCAGCAAAGGCAATACGTACAAAGAGATTGCACAGACATACTACGCCAATCTGACTACAATCGACTCGTTGGCACACTTCAACAGCTATAACCCCAACAACATACCTTTAAGTGGCCAAATCAAAGTGACTGTGAATTGTTCGTGTGGTGATAGCGCTATCTCCAAGGATTATGGGTTGTTCATCACGTACCCTATTCAAGAAGAGGACAGTTTGGAATCGATTGCGGCCAATGAGAGCATTGACCCACAGTTGCTGCAGAGATATAACAAGGGTGTGGATTTTGGCAGAGGGAGCGGCATCGCTTATGTTCCCAGCAAAg ATGCAAATGGTAGCTACCGGCCACTGAATGCAAG CTCAG CAGCATTGGCAGGGGGACCTATTGCTGGCATAGCTGTGGCCGCTATTGTTGCAGTGCTAATATTAGCAAGTAGTATATATGTCTATTTTTACCTAAAGAAGAAGGCAGACACAAAATTACTTCCCGCATATGAAGATCAGTCTTCTAATGATGGCCGAG ATATTGGAAGTACTGCAAATCAAACTGTGGAATCAACTGGTCCAGGTGGTGCTACTGCAGGCATTACTGGCATAACCATTGACAAATCAATGGAGTTCTCATACGAAGAACTTGCACAGGCTACTAACGATTTCAGTATGGCTAGTAAAATTGGTGAAGGTGGTTTTGGGGCAGTCTACCATGCAGAGCTGAGAGGCGAG AAAGCTGCAATCAAGAAGATGGATATGCAAGCATCAAAGGAATTTTTGGCTGAACTTAGAGTTTTAACACGTGTGCATCACTTGAACCTG GTGCActtgattggattttgtgtTGAGGGTTCTCTCTTCCTAGTATATGAATACATTGAGAATGGCAACTTAAGTGAACATTTGCGGGGTTCAG GAAGAGAGCCTTTGCCATGGTCTACTAGGGTGCAGATTGCCTTGGATTCAGCAAGAGGTCTTGAATACATTCATGAGCATACTGTTCCTGTTTATATCCATCGTGATATAAAATCAGCTAATATATTAATAGACAAGAACTTCAATGCAAAG gTTGCAGATTTTGGACTAGCTAAACTGACTGAAGTTGGAAGTACTTCATTCCCAACCCGTCCTGTGGGAACTTTTGGATACATGCCGCCTGA ATATGCTCAATATGGCGAGATGTCTCCCAAAATGGATGTATATGCTTTTGGAGGTGTCCTTTATGAACTTATTTCGTCAAAGGAAGCTGTGGTGAAGGGTGGTTCCCTTGCAGAGTCAAAGGGCCTTGTTGCTTTG TTTGAGGATGTCCTCAATCAACCTGACCCTAAGGAAGATCTCTGCAAACTAGTTGATCCAAGGCTCGAAGACAATTACCCTATTGATGCTGTTCGTAAG ATGGCTCAACTTGCCAAGGCTTGCACAGATGAGAAACCACAACTACGTCCAAGTATGATATCTATCGTTGTTGCCCTAATGACATTGTCATCTTCAACCAAAGATTGGGATGTTGGCTCCTTCTACGAAAACCAAGCTCTTGTCGATCTAATGTCAGGAAGGTAG